In Curtobacterium sp. L6-1, a genomic segment contains:
- a CDS encoding extracellular solute-binding protein: MPNRPVPPPRGSAFTRRSLLAAGAAAATVLPLAACASPLSAGLAGSPLNPETLVFWNLFGGGDGVRMKTMEDGYAKQHGGSSALQATTFAWGNPYYSKVTLATVGNKPPDVAIAHLTRAKPLWDGDLLDPITADDLASVGLSASDFNQKAWTAQKTDGRNIAIPLDTHPFVLFYNVDVCRKAGLLDADDQLTDLDGMENFERALAAVSKVTGGTALNVANVVPETATPWRFFWTMYNQIDGATPFISDGGAKLTVNEDAYNEVTSRTQKWVKQGWMNKALDYATAQSLMFDGKAGFFMQGEWEISTAQSIKGLKFGMAPIPTLYDKAATQADAHTFILPKKDRTPEQRKQHMLFIKQMLEQSLTWAEGGHVPAYMPTFDSTAYKELKPQSNYAAAAETAVFDDPAWYGGSGSTFEGTVGAQLALVQQGSSSPAQALSAIKSQLATYLNTPSPL, from the coding sequence ATGCCGAACCGTCCCGTCCCGCCACCCCGCGGGTCCGCGTTCACCCGCAGGAGCCTGCTCGCCGCCGGAGCCGCGGCAGCCACCGTGCTGCCGCTGGCCGCCTGCGCGAGCCCCCTGTCGGCGGGCCTCGCCGGCAGCCCCCTCAACCCGGAGACGCTCGTCTTCTGGAACCTGTTCGGTGGCGGTGACGGCGTCCGCATGAAGACCATGGAGGACGGGTACGCGAAGCAGCACGGCGGCTCCTCCGCCCTGCAGGCCACCACGTTCGCCTGGGGCAACCCGTACTACTCGAAGGTGACACTCGCGACCGTCGGGAACAAGCCGCCGGACGTCGCGATCGCCCACCTCACCCGGGCGAAGCCGCTCTGGGACGGCGACCTGCTCGACCCGATCACCGCGGACGACCTGGCGAGCGTCGGCCTCAGTGCGAGCGACTTCAACCAGAAGGCCTGGACCGCGCAGAAGACCGACGGCAGGAACATCGCCATCCCGCTCGACACGCACCCGTTCGTCCTGTTCTACAACGTCGACGTCTGCCGCAAGGCCGGCCTGCTCGACGCCGACGACCAGCTCACGGACCTGGACGGGATGGAGAACTTCGAACGCGCGCTGGCCGCCGTGTCGAAGGTCACCGGCGGGACCGCCCTGAACGTCGCGAACGTCGTGCCGGAGACCGCCACCCCGTGGCGCTTCTTCTGGACGATGTACAACCAGATCGACGGCGCCACCCCGTTCATCAGCGACGGTGGGGCGAAGCTGACCGTCAACGAGGACGCCTACAACGAGGTGACGAGCCGCACCCAGAAGTGGGTGAAGCAGGGCTGGATGAACAAGGCGCTCGACTACGCGACGGCGCAGTCGCTCATGTTCGACGGCAAGGCCGGCTTCTTCATGCAGGGCGAGTGGGAGATCAGCACCGCCCAGTCGATCAAGGGGCTGAAGTTCGGCATGGCGCCGATCCCGACGCTGTACGACAAGGCCGCCACACAGGCCGACGCGCACACCTTCATCCTCCCGAAGAAGGACCGGACACCCGAGCAGCGCAAGCAGCACATGCTGTTCATCAAGCAGATGCTCGAGCAGAGCCTGACGTGGGCCGAGGGCGGGCACGTCCCCGCGTACATGCCGACGTTCGACAGCACCGCCTACAAGGAGCTCAAGCCGCAGTCGAACTACGCCGCTGCGGCCGAGACCGCGGTGTTCGACGACCCCGCCTGGTACGGCGGGTCGGGATCGACCTTCGAGGGCACCGTCGGTGCCCAGCTGGCGCTCGTGCAGCAGGGCAGCTCCAGCCCGGCGCAGGCGCTCAGTGCCATCAAGAGCCAGCTGGCGACCTACCTCAACACCCCGAGCCCCCTGTGA
- a CDS encoding siderophore-interacting protein has protein sequence MAKIPRLMPENPRLFRARVVRTGRHTPSIQRVTIASDEIRDFPFLGFDHWFRLFLQRPEQDAFRMPDIDGSKWWPQYLRIPEDARPHCANYTVAGHRPELGEMDVDFVVHTTADGELEGRAAIWACGARPGDELALLDQGCIFDCPDDASEVVIAAEETGLPAVVGIARSLPRDAVGRIIQEVPTALDVRDLDAPAGVTVTWLVRTEGAVPGRAALAELQRHVPCDDLGYAFVVGESRLATEGRRHLHRAGLPKSRITFSGFWKHDARLPVPA, from the coding sequence ATGGCGAAGATCCCGAGGCTGATGCCCGAGAACCCGCGGCTGTTCCGGGCACGGGTCGTGCGCACCGGACGGCACACCCCGTCGATCCAGCGCGTCACCATCGCGAGCGACGAGATCCGCGACTTCCCCTTCCTCGGCTTCGACCACTGGTTCCGCCTGTTCCTGCAGCGGCCCGAGCAGGACGCCTTCCGCATGCCCGACATCGACGGCAGCAAGTGGTGGCCGCAGTACCTCCGCATCCCCGAGGACGCCCGGCCGCACTGCGCGAACTACACCGTCGCCGGGCACCGGCCCGAGCTCGGCGAGATGGACGTCGACTTCGTCGTGCACACCACCGCCGACGGCGAGCTCGAGGGCCGCGCCGCGATCTGGGCGTGCGGCGCCCGACCCGGCGACGAGCTCGCCCTGCTCGACCAGGGCTGCATCTTCGACTGCCCGGACGACGCGAGCGAGGTCGTCATCGCCGCCGAGGAGACCGGGCTGCCCGCCGTCGTCGGCATCGCACGCTCCCTGCCGCGTGACGCCGTCGGCCGCATCATCCAGGAGGTCCCGACCGCCCTGGACGTCCGCGACCTCGACGCCCCCGCCGGCGTCACCGTCACCTGGCTCGTCCGGACCGAGGGCGCCGTCCCCGGCCGCGCGGCGCTCGCCGAGCTCCAGCGGCACGTGCCCTGCGACGACCTCGGGTACGCCTTCGTCGTCGGGGAGTCCCGGCTCGCCACTGAGGGCCGTCGCCACCTGCACCGGGCCGGACTGCCGAAGTCGCGCATCACGTTCTCGGGCTTCTGGAAGCACGACGCCCGACTGCCCGTCCCCGCCTGA
- a CDS encoding LacI family DNA-binding transcriptional regulator yields the protein MTIPTTTDPAAVPRRAPSLSAVAEAAGVSMQTVSRVARGFDNVSPETRTRVQQAMSELSYRPNRAARALRSGRFRTIGVIMFTLASFGNMRTLEAIADAAGAADFTITLLPMASRTEEGVRSAFSRLHEQAVDGVVIIIESHVIDTAEVALPDGVPMVVVDSTGTTEHPAIDTDQADGARLATQHLLDLGHETVWHVSGPASSYSAARRQAAWAATLTAAGRPVPPVFEGDWNTSSGYQAGLSIAARSEITAVFAANDQTALGVLRACHELGRPVPSSLSVVGFDDSPESDSFWPPLTTVHQSFDEVGRRAVATLLTQIEGGAATAATDLVPVRLVERASTAAPPAR from the coding sequence GTGACCATCCCCACCACCACGGACCCCGCGGCCGTCCCCCGCCGCGCGCCGTCGCTCTCCGCCGTCGCCGAGGCCGCCGGTGTCTCGATGCAGACCGTCTCCCGTGTCGCCCGCGGCTTCGACAACGTCAGCCCCGAGACCCGCACGCGCGTCCAGCAGGCAATGTCCGAGCTCAGCTACCGCCCGAACCGCGCCGCCCGCGCCCTGCGGTCCGGACGCTTCCGCACCATCGGCGTGATCATGTTCACCCTCGCGTCCTTCGGCAACATGCGCACCCTCGAGGCCATCGCGGACGCCGCCGGGGCCGCCGACTTCACGATCACGCTGCTGCCGATGGCCTCCCGCACCGAGGAGGGCGTCCGCAGCGCCTTCTCCCGCCTACACGAACAGGCCGTCGACGGCGTCGTGATCATCATCGAGTCGCACGTCATCGACACCGCCGAGGTCGCGCTGCCCGACGGCGTCCCGATGGTGGTCGTCGACTCGACCGGCACCACCGAGCACCCCGCGATCGACACCGACCAGGCCGACGGCGCTCGGCTCGCCACGCAGCACCTGCTCGACCTCGGCCACGAGACCGTCTGGCACGTCTCGGGTCCCGCATCGTCGTACTCGGCAGCGCGGCGCCAGGCGGCGTGGGCCGCGACCCTCACCGCCGCCGGCCGGCCCGTCCCCCCGGTGTTCGAGGGCGACTGGAACACCTCGTCCGGGTACCAGGCCGGCCTGTCGATCGCGGCGCGGTCCGAGATCACGGCGGTCTTCGCGGCGAACGACCAGACCGCGCTCGGGGTGCTGCGTGCCTGCCACGAGCTCGGCCGCCCGGTCCCGTCGTCGCTCAGCGTGGTCGGCTTCGACGACTCCCCCGAGTCCGACTCGTTCTGGCCGCCGCTCACCACCGTGCACCAGTCGTTCGACGAGGTCGGGCGCCGCGCGGTCGCCACGCTGCTCACCCAGATCGAGGGCGGCGCAGCCACGGCAGCGACCGACCTGGTGCCGGTGCGGTTGGTCGAGCGGGCGAGCACGGCGGCGCCGCCGGCGCGCTGA
- a CDS encoding carbohydrate ABC transporter permease, which produces MSTLQGPAPLTVTEATTTQRDPRDGGGRASRKSRKPVDGRKVKRSGLLTAVMVVFVVYSFAPLFYLLVNSTKTQVSLLSTFGLWFGGDFNLWQNIVDTLTYNDGIFVQWLGNTLLYVVIGAGGATLLATVAGYGMAKFQFPGRRAVFAVVLGAIAVPGTALAVPTFLLFSQVGLTNTPWAIILPSLISPFGMYLIWTYAVEAIPTELIEAARMDGAGEFRIFFTIALKLLAPGVVTVLLFAVVATWNNYFLPLIMLSDPKWYPLTVGLNQWNAQATGSGAQPIYNLVVTGSLLTIIPIVVAFLFLQRFWQSGLAAGSVKA; this is translated from the coding sequence ATGAGCACCCTGCAGGGTCCCGCCCCCCTCACCGTGACGGAGGCGACCACGACGCAGCGCGACCCGCGCGACGGCGGTGGGCGCGCCTCCCGGAAGTCCCGCAAGCCCGTCGACGGCCGCAAGGTGAAGCGCTCCGGTCTCCTGACCGCGGTCATGGTCGTGTTCGTCGTCTACTCGTTCGCGCCGCTGTTCTACCTGCTCGTCAACAGCACCAAGACGCAGGTGTCGCTGCTGTCCACGTTCGGCCTCTGGTTCGGCGGGGACTTCAACCTCTGGCAGAACATCGTCGACACTCTGACGTACAACGACGGCATCTTCGTGCAGTGGCTCGGCAACACGCTGCTCTACGTCGTGATCGGCGCCGGCGGGGCCACGCTGCTCGCCACGGTCGCCGGCTACGGCATGGCGAAGTTCCAGTTCCCCGGCCGTCGTGCGGTGTTCGCCGTGGTCCTCGGCGCGATCGCGGTCCCCGGCACCGCCCTCGCCGTCCCGACCTTCCTGCTCTTCTCGCAGGTCGGCCTGACGAACACCCCCTGGGCGATCATCCTGCCGTCGCTCATCAGCCCGTTCGGCATGTACCTCATCTGGACCTACGCGGTCGAGGCGATCCCCACCGAGCTCATCGAGGCAGCCCGCATGGACGGCGCCGGCGAGTTCCGGATCTTCTTCACCATCGCGCTCAAGCTCCTCGCCCCCGGCGTCGTCACCGTCCTGCTGTTCGCGGTCGTCGCGACGTGGAACAACTACTTCCTGCCGCTCATCATGCTGAGCGACCCGAAGTGGTACCCGCTGACGGTCGGCCTCAACCAGTGGAACGCGCAGGCCACCGGCTCCGGTGCGCAGCCGATCTACAACCTCGTCGTCACCGGTTCGCTCCTCACGATCATCCCGATCGTGGTCGCGTTCCTCTTCCTGCAGCGCTTCTGGCAGTCCGGCCTGGCGGCCGGGTCCGTCAAGGCCTGA
- a CDS encoding carbohydrate ABC transporter permease — protein MTTAPVLDRPTDAATAPRRLRTNRAGLTRGQGRSGWLFLAPFGLFYVAFLLGPTVWMIVTSFFNTSTVRTGLGSFAGLANYAEMLGRSDFWSSLWHTLQFTLYTTPPLVVLAFVFAVLTNRMNKGQWFFRLAFFLPFILPSATISLIWVFIFTPATGLWATLQSAIGMTPGSGMLSSPNTAMIGVAIATVWWTLGFNFVLYLAGLQEIPRELYEAAAVDGASNWQQIKSITLPLLGRTTTLVILLQIIASLKIFDQVYLMTNGGPGISTQVSLQLITGVGFTDNRLGAASAASVLLFIVIVAIAVIRQLVERAAAKREIGA, from the coding sequence GTGACCACAGCACCAGTCCTCGACCGGCCGACCGACGCGGCCACCGCCCCGAGGCGGCTCCGGACCAACCGGGCCGGCCTCACCCGTGGGCAGGGGCGCAGCGGATGGCTGTTCCTCGCCCCGTTCGGCCTGTTCTACGTGGCCTTCCTGCTCGGCCCGACGGTCTGGATGATCGTCACGAGCTTCTTCAACACCTCGACCGTGCGCACCGGGCTCGGCAGCTTCGCCGGACTCGCGAACTACGCCGAGATGCTCGGCCGCAGCGACTTCTGGTCGTCGCTCTGGCACACGCTGCAGTTCACGCTGTACACGACGCCGCCGCTGGTCGTCCTGGCGTTCGTGTTCGCCGTGCTGACCAACCGGATGAACAAGGGCCAGTGGTTCTTCCGCCTGGCCTTCTTCCTGCCGTTCATCCTGCCCTCGGCGACGATCTCGCTGATCTGGGTGTTCATCTTCACGCCGGCGACCGGTCTGTGGGCGACCCTGCAGTCCGCGATCGGCATGACGCCCGGCTCGGGCATGCTGTCCAGCCCGAACACGGCGATGATCGGTGTCGCGATCGCTACGGTGTGGTGGACGCTCGGCTTCAACTTCGTGCTCTACCTGGCCGGCCTGCAGGAGATCCCGCGCGAGCTGTACGAGGCCGCCGCCGTCGACGGTGCCTCGAACTGGCAGCAGATCAAGTCGATCACCCTGCCGCTGCTCGGCCGCACGACGACGCTCGTCATCCTGCTGCAGATCATCGCCTCCCTGAAGATCTTCGACCAGGTGTACCTGATGACGAACGGCGGGCCGGGCATCTCGACCCAGGTCTCGCTGCAGCTCATCACGGGCGTCGGCTTCACCGACAACCGACTCGGCGCAGCGTCCGCGGCGTCCGTCCTCCTGTTCATCGTGATCGTCGCGATCGCGGTCATCCGGCAGCTCGTCGAGCGCGCTGCCGCCAAGCGAGAGATCGGGGCCTGA
- a CDS encoding FecCD family ABC transporter permease: MPPPPLAVPTAPPAPPGAVVGATGVHRRTARRRIAVLLGLAVLVLGAAVASMLLGSNHIGVDRVLAGLTRSGSGTDEAIVWGSRIPRTLIGAAVGAALGIAGLLMQGHTRNPLADPGLFGVSAGAGLAVVLGVFVLGVTSTSASVWFALVGAIVASVVVFSVTVAGSGTASPVPLALAGAAVSALLGALTSFIVLTDQDSLDAYRLWVVGSLSGRQLDVLAAAWPFMAVGLVLAIWNTRALDALGLGSELAKGLGEDLLTARLVGLGGITLLAAGATAAAGPIGFVGLTVPHVARAVVGTGHRWTLPASALLGAALVLLADVVGRLIGGFAEVAVGIVLAVIGGPVFVAVARRRSLVSL; the protein is encoded by the coding sequence GTGCCACCCCCTCCCCTCGCTGTCCCGACCGCGCCGCCCGCCCCGCCCGGAGCGGTGGTCGGCGCGACCGGCGTGCACCGTCGGACCGCCCGTCGGCGGATCGCGGTCCTGCTCGGACTGGCCGTCCTGGTCCTCGGCGCGGCGGTGGCGAGCATGCTCCTCGGCAGCAACCACATCGGCGTCGACCGGGTGCTCGCGGGGCTGACGCGGAGCGGGTCCGGCACCGACGAGGCGATCGTCTGGGGCTCCCGCATCCCCCGCACCCTCATCGGCGCTGCCGTCGGTGCCGCGCTCGGGATCGCCGGGCTGCTCATGCAGGGCCACACCCGGAACCCGCTCGCCGATCCCGGTTTGTTCGGCGTCTCGGCCGGTGCGGGACTGGCCGTCGTGCTCGGCGTCTTCGTCCTCGGCGTCACGAGCACCAGTGCGTCGGTGTGGTTCGCGCTCGTCGGGGCGATCGTCGCGAGCGTCGTCGTCTTCTCGGTCACCGTCGCCGGCAGCGGCACCGCGAGCCCGGTGCCCCTCGCCCTGGCCGGGGCCGCGGTGTCCGCCCTGCTCGGGGCGCTGACCTCCTTCATCGTGCTCACCGACCAGGACTCCCTCGACGCCTACCGCCTCTGGGTCGTCGGTTCGCTGTCCGGCCGGCAGCTCGACGTGCTCGCCGCCGCGTGGCCGTTCATGGCGGTCGGCCTCGTCCTGGCGATCTGGAACACGCGCGCCCTCGACGCGCTCGGCCTCGGGTCGGAGCTCGCGAAGGGACTCGGCGAGGACCTGCTGACCGCGCGACTCGTCGGCCTCGGCGGGATCACGCTCCTGGCCGCCGGTGCCACCGCCGCCGCCGGGCCGATCGGCTTCGTCGGCCTCACGGTGCCGCACGTCGCGCGTGCCGTCGTCGGCACGGGCCACCGGTGGACCCTGCCGGCGTCGGCGCTGCTCGGTGCCGCACTCGTGCTGCTCGCCGACGTGGTCGGTCGACTCATCGGCGGGTTCGCCGAGGTCGCGGTCGGCATCGTGCTCGCCGTCATCGGCGGCCCGGTCTTCGTCGCCGTCGCCCGTCGCCGATCGCTGGTGTCGCTGTGA
- a CDS encoding carbohydrate ABC transporter permease, with the protein MSTLTARSPEAAPRRGEGTAPAPRRRGKPRGRLTGWLFVGPFVVVLIAMLVVPIGYALWLSLFRDQLIGGNQFVWFANYVQLFQDTKFWAGFGRVAIFLVVQVPIMLGLALVAALALDSARLWGTGFFRIAVFLPYAVPGVVAALIWGFIYGNQFGLTGAANDALGIDLLQPFSPSWVLTSIGNVVTWEFLGYNMLIFYAALRTVPGELYEAAELDGAGPMRTVFSIKLPALRGPMVIATIFSIIGSFQLFNEPNLLKTLAPNVIGSAFTPNMYAYSLSFSGQQFNYSATVAIVMGVITAVIAYVVQVRGTRQENR; encoded by the coding sequence ATGAGCACGCTCACCGCGCGGAGCCCCGAGGCCGCGCCGCGACGTGGCGAGGGCACGGCCCCCGCTCCGCGTCGCCGTGGGAAGCCCCGGGGTCGACTGACCGGCTGGCTGTTCGTCGGCCCGTTCGTGGTCGTCCTCATCGCGATGCTCGTCGTCCCGATCGGCTACGCCCTCTGGCTCAGCCTGTTCCGCGACCAGCTCATCGGCGGCAACCAGTTCGTCTGGTTCGCCAACTACGTCCAGCTCTTCCAGGACACCAAGTTCTGGGCCGGCTTCGGTCGGGTCGCGATCTTCCTGGTCGTCCAGGTGCCGATCATGCTCGGCCTCGCGCTCGTCGCCGCCCTCGCGCTCGACAGTGCGCGGCTCTGGGGCACCGGCTTCTTCCGCATCGCGGTCTTCCTGCCCTACGCGGTCCCCGGCGTCGTCGCCGCCCTCATCTGGGGCTTCATCTACGGCAACCAGTTCGGCCTGACCGGTGCGGCGAACGACGCGCTCGGCATCGACCTGCTCCAGCCGTTCAGCCCGAGCTGGGTCCTCACGTCGATCGGCAACGTGGTCACGTGGGAGTTCCTCGGCTACAACATGCTGATCTTCTACGCGGCCCTCCGCACCGTCCCCGGCGAGCTCTACGAGGCCGCCGAGCTCGACGGCGCCGGCCCGATGCGCACGGTCTTCTCGATCAAGCTCCCGGCCCTCCGCGGCCCGATGGTCATCGCCACGATCTTCTCGATCATCGGCAGCTTCCAGCTCTTCAACGAGCCGAACCTGCTCAAGACGCTCGCCCCGAACGTGATCGGCAGCGCCTTCACCCCGAACATGTACGCCTACTCGCTGTCGTTCAGCGGGCAGCAGTTCAACTACTCCGCCACCGTCGCGATCGTGATGGGCGTCATCACCGCCGTCATCGCCTACGTCGTGCAGGTCCGCGGCACCCGACAGGAGAACCGATGA
- a CDS encoding carbohydrate ABC transporter permease: MTATESITTGRAKLRTGVSSAAPTSAAKIGVSGRGFTIASGVVLTVFAIIWLIPSLFALKTSLSDNGVAALGAGAILSNWNPTLHSYASLFQSGDIWNWYLASGITSVITAVLTVLFASMAAFALSRLVFRGRNVAFLLIILGIMIPTQVLIIPIFQELNAVGLLNTYWSVIFPQVPAVIAVFIFKQFFDGIPKELEEAARIDGAGIWKVYWSVILPLSRPVIAAVTILTFVGVWNNLLLPLFVLSNPDLMTIPVGLATVQGSFGQRYADIQAGALLAALPLIILYLVFQRQIVEGVTGSGLKG; this comes from the coding sequence ATGACCGCCACCGAGAGCATCACCACCGGCCGCGCCAAGCTCCGCACCGGCGTCTCGTCGGCAGCACCCACGAGCGCCGCGAAGATCGGCGTCAGCGGCCGCGGCTTCACGATCGCATCGGGCGTCGTCCTGACGGTCTTCGCGATCATCTGGCTGATCCCGAGCCTGTTCGCCCTGAAGACGTCGCTGTCCGACAACGGCGTCGCCGCCCTCGGCGCGGGCGCGATCCTGTCGAACTGGAACCCGACGCTGCACTCGTACGCGTCGCTGTTCCAGTCCGGCGACATCTGGAACTGGTACCTGGCCAGCGGCATCACGAGCGTCATCACCGCGGTGCTGACGGTGCTGTTCGCGTCGATGGCGGCCTTCGCGCTGTCCCGGCTGGTGTTCCGCGGCCGGAACGTCGCGTTCCTGCTCATCATCCTGGGCATCATGATCCCGACGCAGGTCCTGATCATCCCGATCTTCCAGGAGCTCAACGCCGTCGGCCTGCTCAACACCTACTGGTCGGTGATCTTCCCGCAGGTCCCGGCGGTGATCGCGGTGTTCATCTTCAAGCAGTTCTTCGACGGCATCCCGAAGGAGCTCGAGGAGGCCGCGCGCATCGACGGCGCCGGCATCTGGAAGGTCTACTGGTCCGTCATCCTGCCGCTGTCGCGTCCGGTGATCGCCGCGGTGACGATCCTGACGTTCGTGGGCGTCTGGAACAACCTGCTGCTGCCCCTGTTCGTGCTGTCGAACCCGGACCTCATGACGATCCCGGTCGGGCTCGCCACGGTCCAGGGCAGCTTCGGCCAGCGGTACGCCGACATCCAGGCGGGTGCGCTCCTCGCGGCGCTGCCGCTGATCATCCTGTACCTCGTCTTCCAGCGCCAGATCGTCGAGGGCGTGACGGGGTCCGGACTGAAGGGCTGA
- a CDS encoding VOC family protein, translating to MSCRLSELVLNCDDPATLARFWCAVLDHVVLGEDEDGIEIGPASGFGGAAPTMILTRVPHAKRQPLRLHLDVNPVDRDQDAELERLLALGARPADVGQTGDESWHVLQDPEGNEFCLLRRRLAPLAD from the coding sequence ATGAGCTGCCGTCTGAGCGAACTCGTCCTCAACTGCGACGACCCGGCGACCCTGGCGCGCTTCTGGTGCGCGGTCCTCGACCACGTCGTCCTCGGCGAGGACGAGGACGGCATCGAGATCGGCCCGGCGTCCGGCTTCGGCGGGGCCGCGCCGACGATGATCCTCACCCGCGTCCCGCACGCGAAGCGTCAGCCGCTCCGCCTGCACCTCGACGTCAACCCGGTCGACCGCGACCAGGACGCCGAACTCGAGCGGCTCCTCGCCCTCGGCGCGCGCCCGGCCGACGTCGGCCAGACCGGGGACGAGTCCTGGCACGTGCTCCAGGACCCGGAGGGCAACGAGTTCTGCCTGCTGCGCAGACGGCTCGCGCCGCTCGCCGACTGA
- a CDS encoding alpha-N-arabinofuranosidase, translating into MPRTHLVLDSAFTVGPVRRRLFGGFVEHLGRHVYDGIHEPAHETADEHGFRKDVIDLVKELGVTTIRYPGGNFVSGYKWEDGVGPVEQRPRRLDLAWHSTETNEVGLHEFQQWLDSVGSELMLAVNLGTRGAAEAIELLEYANIPGGTARSEERKANGREEPFGITMWCLGNEMDGPWQLGHKNAEDYGKLAAMTAKAMRQIQPDLELVACGSSGASMPTFGEWERTVLEHAYEDVDYISAHAYYEEDEDLTSFLASGANMDHFIKTVTTAADHVQAHKGSDKRIDISFDEWNVWSIKRWEAQAKTFTLEEWPVAPRLLEDVYTVADAVVLGGLLISLLRHADRVASASIAQLVNVIGPIMTEPGGEAWRQTTFFPFSVTSRLAHGTSLNVVASGDTVDGGKHGTVPVVDSAATVEDGRAAVFLVNRHQTESTTVTIDLGGLDVSGDVHAEGIWDDDLHAVNDLSNTARVGLRTNESVRREGDTVTIELPPVSWTALSIG; encoded by the coding sequence ATGCCCCGCACACACCTCGTCCTCGACTCTGCGTTCACCGTGGGACCGGTGCGGCGCCGACTGTTCGGCGGCTTCGTCGAACACCTCGGGCGTCACGTCTACGACGGCATCCACGAACCGGCGCACGAGACGGCCGACGAACACGGGTTCCGCAAGGACGTCATCGACCTCGTCAAGGAGCTCGGCGTCACGACGATCCGCTACCCCGGTGGCAACTTCGTCTCCGGCTACAAGTGGGAGGACGGCGTCGGCCCCGTCGAGCAGCGCCCCCGCCGCCTCGACCTGGCCTGGCACTCCACCGAGACGAACGAGGTCGGCCTGCACGAGTTCCAGCAGTGGCTGGACTCCGTCGGGTCCGAGCTGATGCTCGCCGTGAACCTCGGCACCCGCGGCGCCGCCGAGGCCATCGAGCTGCTCGAGTACGCGAACATCCCCGGTGGCACCGCCCGCTCCGAGGAGCGCAAGGCGAACGGCCGCGAGGAGCCCTTCGGCATCACCATGTGGTGCCTCGGCAACGAGATGGACGGCCCGTGGCAGCTCGGCCACAAAAACGCCGAGGACTACGGCAAGCTCGCCGCCATGACCGCGAAGGCGATGCGGCAGATCCAGCCCGACCTGGAACTCGTCGCGTGCGGCTCGTCCGGGGCGTCGATGCCGACGTTCGGCGAGTGGGAGCGCACCGTCCTCGAGCACGCGTACGAGGACGTCGACTACATCTCGGCGCACGCCTACTACGAGGAGGACGAGGACCTCACGTCGTTCCTGGCCTCCGGCGCGAACATGGACCACTTCATCAAGACGGTCACCACCGCGGCGGACCACGTGCAGGCGCACAAGGGCTCGGACAAGCGGATCGACATCTCGTTCGACGAGTGGAACGTCTGGTCGATCAAGCGCTGGGAGGCGCAGGCCAAGACCTTCACGCTCGAGGAGTGGCCCGTCGCCCCGCGCCTGCTCGAGGACGTCTACACCGTCGCCGACGCGGTCGTCCTCGGTGGCCTGCTCATCTCGCTGCTCCGGCACGCGGACCGCGTCGCCTCGGCGTCGATCGCGCAGCTCGTGAACGTGATCGGTCCGATCATGACCGAGCCCGGTGGCGAGGCCTGGCGCCAGACCACGTTCTTTCCGTTCTCGGTCACGTCGCGACTCGCCCACGGCACGTCGCTGAACGTCGTCGCGTCGGGTGACACGGTCGACGGCGGCAAGCACGGCACCGTCCCCGTCGTCGACTCGGCCGCCACGGTCGAGGACGGTCGCGCCGCGGTGTTCCTGGTCAACCGCCACCAGACCGAGAGCACCACGGTCACGATCGACCTCGGTGGTCTCGACGTGTCCGGCGACGTGCACGCGGAGGGCATCTGGGACGACGACCTGCACGCCGTGAACGACCTGTCGAACACCGCCCGCGTGGGCCTGCGGACCAACGAGTCCGTCCGCCGCGAGGGCGACACGGTCACGATCGAGCTGCCGCCGGTGTCCTGGACGGCGCTCTCAATCGGCTGA